Proteins found in one Megachile rotundata isolate GNS110a chromosome 14, iyMegRotu1, whole genome shotgun sequence genomic segment:
- the LOC105663816 gene encoding uncharacterized protein LOC105663816 encodes MHASKGEHLPKSKAASIREELEELGESKICEASFHGQLPINYLLGGDDSSILMNSVETGVLRKSLKSHQQFRCEGCDRSYTRIYSLKRHQTECDSFWENLQGETEWFHRQKFYCSQCGRGYKRLDTLRRHQRLACEKESVSTPSDNVTF; translated from the exons ATGCATGCCTCGAAAG GCGAGCACTTGCCGAAAAGTAAAGCGGCGTCGATTCGGGAGGAGCTGGAGGAACTGGGGGAGTCGAAGATTTGCGAAGCGTCGTTTCACGGACAGCTGCCGATCAACTATTTGCTCGGCGGCGACGACTCGTCCATCCTGATGAATTCCGTGGAGACGGGCGTGCTTCGCAAAAGCTTGAAATCTCATCAGCAGTTTCGCTGCGAAGGCTGCGACAGAAGTTACACGCGAATATACAGCTTGAAGCGGCATCAAACGGAATGCGACTCGTTCTGGGAGAATTTGCAGGGCGAAACCGAATGGTTTCATCGACAAAAGTTTTATTGCTCGCAGTGCGGCAGAGGTTACAAGAGGTTGGACACGTTGAGAAGGCATCAGAGACTGGCTTGCGAGAAGGAATCGGTTTCGACGCCTTCGGACAACGTCACCTTCTAA
- the LOC105663814 gene encoding uncharacterized protein LOC105663814 isoform X2 yields MRRDTLRGFLSKNVWSANDYHSASMDDMLLKERNFNEAYYFSYCPEDPNNKQQQQQQQQQQQPQQQQLFTCTLCGREYTWMYSLRRHQLQCGNKEARNKCQFCARKFYRRDRLKEHVLSHHSDLI; encoded by the coding sequence GTTTTCTATCGAAGAACGTGTGGAGCGCGAACGATTATCACAGCGCGTCGATGGACGATATGCTGCTAAAGGAAAGGAACTTCAACGAGGCCTACTACTTCTCCTACTGCCCGGAAGATCCTAACAAtaagcagcaacagcaacaacagcaacagcaacaacaaccgcAACAGCAGCAACTGTTCACCTGTACTCTTTGCGGCAGGGAGTACACCTGGATGTACAGCCTTCGTCGTCATCAATTGCAATGCGGCAACAAAGAAGCGAGAAACAAATGCCAGTTTTGCGCGAGAAAGTTTTATAGACGAGACAGACTGAAAGAACACGTGCTATCGCATCACTCGGACTTGATTTAG
- the LOC105663814 gene encoding uncharacterized protein LOC105663814 isoform X1, with the protein MKRGLSALPRAIHDETRPLRSLPLVLFILASFLSKNVWSANDYHSASMDDMLLKERNFNEAYYFSYCPEDPNNKQQQQQQQQQQQPQQQQLFTCTLCGREYTWMYSLRRHQLQCGNKEARNKCQFCARKFYRRDRLKEHVLSHHSDLI; encoded by the exons ATGAAACGTGGTTTGTCTGCGCTGCCGCGCGCGATCCACGACGAAACGCGCCCCTTGCGATCTTTGCCTCTCGTTCTCTTCATCTTAGCTA GTTTTCTATCGAAGAACGTGTGGAGCGCGAACGATTATCACAGCGCGTCGATGGACGATATGCTGCTAAAGGAAAGGAACTTCAACGAGGCCTACTACTTCTCCTACTGCCCGGAAGATCCTAACAAtaagcagcaacagcaacaacagcaacagcaacaacaaccgcAACAGCAGCAACTGTTCACCTGTACTCTTTGCGGCAGGGAGTACACCTGGATGTACAGCCTTCGTCGTCATCAATTGCAATGCGGCAACAAAGAAGCGAGAAACAAATGCCAGTTTTGCGCGAGAAAGTTTTATAGACGAGACAGACTGAAAGAACACGTGCTATCGCATCACTCGGACTTGATTTAG